A segment of the Pseudoliparis swirei isolate HS2019 ecotype Mariana Trench chromosome 4, NWPU_hadal_v1, whole genome shotgun sequence genome:
TATCAAATGTAATCAAGTCCATTAAACATTCTGGCCCGGTTCTTTAACCTGCCCGGTAAGTCAGTCATTACAGGATCAGAACTGTATTCATACCACAGACTGATGTTTTAAATTCTAGTGGAGATCACAAAGTTTCCATTGATGCCAAACATGTAAGACTGCATttgtagaaaatgttgtgttGCGAGTTGTAATTCACTCAATATGCATCATATAGCCTCAATGAACTAACGAATACATGAGATTTTTTCGGACAagaaaataattattccaaCCCTAAAACTGGGGAAATGGACGGGTCAATAAACCTTGATCAGTGAAAAAGTAGCCTTTACTTGGCTCCTGATTCATCTGGCTTCAAAGTTGACATTTTACCATTTTTAAATGACACCCAATGATCACAACACATATTGTCTCTTAGAAATGTCCTCTAATTAAAGTCATTCATCCAAGATATTCCGTTATATTTTTGAGGAATCATAGTATTTACTGTAAACGAATGTAGATCTCAGGACTGTATTAGTTGCCATTCCACCAGCTGTAcatcgtgggggggggggggggggggcaccagggGGCAGAGAGGGGGATGGCCCCGTGTTGATGCGCCAATGAGAGGAAGACATCATCCAGCATCTTTCTTGCGTGCGCGCCGCTGTCAATCAATGCAGCGCGTCACGGGTCTCTTTCACAGGTGATATCTATTAGCTTACCTCATATGCGGTCAGGTGTCGCGTCGGCCATCAAACCGTTTCCTTCCTGTGGGagatctttttttgtgtgtggctgTTTTGGCAAGCTGCGGTCCGCTTTGCAGATGCCATGTTTGAGCAGTGATCATGGCGGAAAATCATCTGGAGTACGGGTACCTGGAGGGCGAGTCCATCGGGCAGCATTACGCCGAGGACCCGGTGGGTATGATCATTTAACGTGAATGAAAAGGGTGCCGTCACGTTTGTTTGTCTGCGCGCGCGTAACATTACAGTAGGGCGGATAAAAAGTGACCACGGTGACGTTGGTCGAGCAGGCGCATAACCCCGGCTATGTATGCTATGTGGCGGTCGGTATTTCACTGATGAACGTGCTGTGCACAAAGAACGAGCTCAGTGAGCCACAGCCCGTAACCGTACAACATGCCGGGTGAATCGAGACAATCCGGTGCACCGCGTGACCTGGTGGAAGTGATCGCTGACACGACTGCTGGTGAAACCCTTATTCCCGTCTAGTCCTGAAAGCTCAAGCCAGAATGAGTCCATTTGGTGCTTGCATTAGATATTTACAATGTAAGTAGTAATGTGGCTATGGAAATGCTGTCCATGCCTTCTGGTCAGTTCATTATTCTCATATCCAATTTatacttttgttttattctaatccagaaaataaaaatacaatatctGGAGTTTTTTCACAATGTAAAAAGGGGAACACAATTCTACAGTACACATGATGTTTGGCCACCAGAACAACTGTAATGTGCCACATCTTTTTGAGTGAACACTGCTCATCTGAAACATGGTCCATTTTTGGTTTTGATAATGCAAAAATATCTAGTGTTAAATTGCATTGATCACTAAAGGCCACATATAATtcatataatgtgtttattCCCAAATCAGAGGATGCCCTGTGTTGAGGCATCTCTTATCTATTCTGTTTCAGCACTTAATTATTCCCTTTTTAACATGTCTCAAATCTGATTTTCATTGTCAGTTCTTGTTATAAGCCACCGTGACTTCAATGTTCTGATTTCTTGTGTGTCTCAGGAGCTGGCGGCCATCAAGGCCAGAGTTCAGGAGCTGGAGATAGAAGAAGAAACTGAGAGAATGAGGGAAGATGAGAGGTTTGATGCAGTAGACATGCAGCTACTGACCAGCAGCCCTCGGCTTGGTGAGACTGCACGTGCGTTCATCCGCCTCCTGGTTTGTTACAGTATCTCATTGAGTTATTTAAACACTGTTTATGCATTTGGGAGGCCTCACCAACGTATTTTtagctgtgtgtagcgtgtgtgtccagGCAGGTGAGGTAGTTGCATCTTTCACCATCTGGCTAACACCTGGGATGCTTCACTGTGGTTACAACAGTGTTCTCATGTGCCTCATCACTGCCCAATGAGACGAATCAGTGAGCTCCAGAGAGCCAGAAGCCTCCTCCTTGTTGCCTGTGGCTATTTTCTGCCCGTGTGCGTCTCCTCGTCCCTTTCAGCTTCCTCCCTTTTTGGTTCCTCTGTAGAACAGAAGTGGAATAAGATGCTTTTAAGTGTGTTAACAATGACTATACAAGAGATATGCTGGGGAAATGATCCTTATGTTCATTTCACCTTGAGTGACTCCCAATGTAGGCACTATTTCCTTCCTATTGCATGCACAACTGTGTAtacagtttgtttttgtttctgccACAGGTCCTTTCTACAATATGACTCCTGAAGAGAGGATGGACGCAGACAACAGATCTGTCTATGTGGGGAATGTAAGACTTTGTCTTTTCCTTACACTgagcatgttttatttgttagtttCTCCACATTCCTGATCTGCCACACTGAACAAATCCCAGGTAGACTATGGAGCTACTGCGGATGAGCTGGAGATCCATTTCAACGGCTGCGGTCCGGTCAACAGAGTTACCATCCTGTGTGACAGGTTCTCCGGCCATCCCAAGGGGTGGGTGCAGTTTGTGCATAGTctactatttttatttttttcttctctccctccgtttGACCATAAAATACGACTCTTAAGCATGTCGGCatcaaagtgtttaaaaaatactATTATTCGCCTTTTACAGCTTTGCTTACATTGAGTTCTCCGATCAAGACTCTGCGCAGAGTGCTATTGGTCTGCATGAGACCTTGTTCAGAGGAAGAGTCCTTAAGGTGAGGAGTGGTGCACTACATGAAACCCTCAAACTAGTTGACTCCTCAGAACGATCAGTCAGTATGAGAGTTTCCACACAGCCTACAGTACTACTGACAAGATGGATGGCTGGCAGATATGGTCATGTGTTTTGATATGGATagcagaggtttttttttaagtatagaGTATGAATGGTAGAACCCAGTTTATGGCCATATTGTTTATAAACTGCAATTTAACACTTCCTCGTACCCTGAGAGTGACTTCACTCAAAAGGTCCGGATGTTTGGACCTCacttaatttccttttttttattaaaccagTAACAGTCGAGTTAAAATTGTCTTTAAGCTGGCCTGTTATTTAAATTCATTGAACTTGTCTTTCCCTGCATCCAGCATGTCCTTTAAATAAATGCCATGTTTGCAATTCAACAAACACTGATCATTCTTTATAAATTGTTCACTAACAAAACTGTTCTTTGGCTTCCAGGTAATGCCCAAAAGGACCAACATGCCAGGTATCAGCACCACAGACAGGGGAGGACATAGAGGTGGCCACACCAGAGGCAGAGGCCGTGGTTACCGGCCACCTCGATACCAGAACAGCTCTCGAGGTAGGTTCCGGTACCAGACGATCAGGCCACAACACCAAACGCCCCACCCTTACTATGGAGGCCCCTCTGTGGGGAAGAGACAGTGGGGACACTTGGACTACCAGGAACAGATGCCGAAACGTTACCCGTGTCTTCTTCTCATCACCCCACCGTCGGAGGAGGCGGGGGCGAGTGGACAGCACTACCCTCATCAACACTAGCACTACCCACAGCATACATACTAATGTGGGCAAATGGAACTGATTATTTTAAAGAAGTTTTCAGGCATTATACTGAGTTGAGCAGAATGGACAGAAGAGATGACTTTCTAAGTTGCTTCAAGAGGATGAAGACTGAGGCCAGAGGTGTTGCGTTATAAGCTTTTGTTGCTATGAATGCATGGGACAATCCTCAAATTGTTATGCAGTTGCATCTCTTACTGTTTTTACAAACTGATGCGAATGTATTGTATAAAGCCTCCATATGTATAACTTATAAGTTCTTTGCTAtgtaagtgaataaataaatgatccgCTGATCAATTGTGCAGCAACAATTATGCTTTATTACTTCTGTATTTAATCAAGGCAACATAATAGGGGTGGGGGTTCTATACAGTGGAGACTCAGACGATGGGGTGGAAGAGTAGTCAGCCAGTTTGCACCATCATTCCAGATACGATGCCATCGAAGGCCCTGTGAAATAGGATTTGTCAAATTTAAACACTTCTAGCTTAAGAAACAAACGGTTTGAATAACGAAAACTCACTTTGACTGAATGGTGTTCCCAGGATTGTGGAATGGGTTGCACATTACATCGGTAAAAGAGTTGTGCAATTTTCTGAACATCTGGGGGAAAGCAAACTAGCTATAAACTCTTCAAAGGGAACATCAACTGTGGGGTCATGTGTGCATGTAGTAGTCTGCACTTGTCAACTAAAAGCTGTGCACGAATCAGACAATACTGTAGTTTTCTATAAATGTTCCTTTAGCCTTCAGATCATAATAGTGAAACACATTGTGGGAGAAGCACTTTTGCTGGTTCATAAAATGTAAGTTGAGGCAAAAGGTGACTTGTTTAGTTTGGCACTTGATTCTATACTGTATAACTAGATCAACATCCGATTCCTAACTGAACATTTGTAGATGTTTAAACAATACAAATGTGGCTGAGAATTGCCTAGAGGGCTGTATTTGATTAGATGCAACAGGATCAATCGTAGGCTTAACTTACACTTCTAATTTCATTGTCCCGCAATGATGTGTTTGACGAGTCCACAACGATGACAAACTTCACCTTGGAGTTGGTTACATACCCATATCTAGTTCACAAGTCAAGAGACTTTACAGTATGTGCAGAGATAC
Coding sequences within it:
- the pabpn1l gene encoding embryonic polyadenylate-binding protein 2 isoform X1: MAENHLEYGYLEGESIGQHYAEDPELAAIKARVQELEIEEETERMREDERFDAVDMQLLTSSPRLGETARPFYNMTPEERMDADNRSVYVGNVDYGATADELEIHFNGCGPVNRVTILCDRFSGHPKGFAYIEFSDQDSAQSAIGLHETLFRGRVLKVMPKRTNMPGISTTDRGGHRGGHTRGRGRGYRPPRYQNSSRGRFRYQTIRPQHQTPHPYYGGPSVGKRQWGHLDYQEQMPKRYPCLLLITPPSEEAGASGQHYPHQH
- the pabpn1l gene encoding embryonic polyadenylate-binding protein 2 isoform X2, with protein sequence MAENHLEYGYLEGESIGQHYAEDPELAAIKARVQELEIEEETERMREDERFDAVDMQLLTSSPRLGPFYNMTPEERMDADNRSVYVGNVDYGATADELEIHFNGCGPVNRVTILCDRFSGHPKGFAYIEFSDQDSAQSAIGLHETLFRGRVLKVMPKRTNMPGISTTDRGGHRGGHTRGRGRGYRPPRYQNSSRGRFRYQTIRPQHQTPHPYYGGPSVGKRQWGHLDYQEQMPKRYPCLLLITPPSEEAGASGQHYPHQH
- the trappc2l gene encoding trafficking protein particle complex subunit 2-like protein isoform X2, which translates into the protein MLNYPLYIRSVPTQNELKFHYTVHTSLDVVEEKISAVGKSLGDQRELYLGLLYPTEDYKVYGYVTNSKVKFVIVVDSSNTSLRDNEIRSMFRKLHNSFTDVMCNPFHNPGNTIQSKAFDGIVSGMMVQTG
- the trappc2l gene encoding trafficking protein particle complex subunit 2-like protein isoform X1 codes for the protein MAVCIAVIAKENYPLYIRSVPTQNELKFHYTVHTSLDVVEEKISAVGKSLGDQRELYLGLLYPTEDYKVYGYVTNSKVKFVIVVDSSNTSLRDNEIRSMFRKLHNSFTDVMCNPFHNPGNTIQSKAFDGIVSGMMVQTG